One window of the Acaryochloris sp. CCMEE 5410 genome contains the following:
- a CDS encoding YbjN domain-containing protein — protein sequence MMSYKPKTNPDMSNEVETLNYTDIIETVISSLDQHNNVLVNSSEDGHIWKFKYGSVDVFIQLTGSSEDDSFTVWSPVLQLPVQNETHLMRKLLELNWLSTFEAHFSMFNQQVVAVTSRSVADLSPGEISHLITLVATIADDHDDELQAEFPAATV from the coding sequence ATGATGAGCTATAAACCTAAGACCAATCCTGATATGTCAAACGAAGTAGAAACCTTAAACTATACGGACATCATCGAAACGGTTATTTCTAGTCTGGATCAGCACAATAATGTTTTGGTGAATTCTTCTGAAGACGGACACATTTGGAAGTTCAAGTATGGATCAGTGGATGTATTTATCCAGTTAACAGGCAGTTCAGAAGATGACTCATTTACAGTTTGGTCTCCGGTATTGCAACTCCCCGTACAAAATGAGACTCACCTCATGCGGAAATTACTGGAACTGAACTGGTTAAGCACTTTTGAGGCCCACTTTAGTATGTTTAATCAACAGGTTGTTGCCGTTACCAGTCGCTCAGTGGCTGATTTGTCACCTGGGGAAATTTCTCATCTCATTACCTTGGTAGCCACCATTGCCGATGACCATGATGACGAATTGCAGGCCGAATTCCCCGCCGCTACTGTCTAA
- a CDS encoding lipoate--protein ligase family protein, with translation MAIDQWLFDQCYHGNHPPTLRFYTWTPVAISLGRNQLTWPSHWQDLTWQGNPIELVRRPTGGRAVLHEGDLTYAISLPHPHRNRRQAYEDLCQFLIQGWQELGYSLRFGEPRRNYTHKANCFATATNADLVLGNGYKLIGSAQAWQGQTVLQHGSMRINPSPELTEQVFGQTIPEKDNTLHQIPEAVIISSLIAAAKTCFEATITCESLSPKELEAIEQVKLMQVVDNKLTRN, from the coding sequence ATGGCCATTGATCAATGGTTATTTGATCAATGCTATCACGGTAACCATCCACCCACCTTGCGGTTTTATACTTGGACGCCAGTGGCGATCTCCTTGGGTCGTAATCAGTTAACTTGGCCTTCGCATTGGCAAGATTTAACTTGGCAAGGTAATCCCATTGAGTTAGTAAGACGCCCAACAGGTGGTCGGGCAGTTCTACATGAAGGGGATCTGACCTATGCGATCTCACTTCCGCATCCCCATCGCAATCGCCGTCAAGCTTATGAAGATCTCTGTCAATTTTTAATTCAAGGTTGGCAAGAACTAGGATACAGCCTGCGCTTTGGCGAACCCCGCCGAAACTATACTCACAAAGCCAACTGCTTCGCAACCGCCACGAATGCCGATCTAGTTCTAGGCAATGGCTACAAACTCATTGGAAGTGCCCAGGCATGGCAAGGCCAAACCGTCTTGCAACATGGTTCCATGAGAATCAATCCCAGTCCAGAGCTAACTGAGCAGGTATTCGGACAAACTATTCCTGAAAAAGACAACACTCTTCACCAGATCCCAGAAGCAGTGATTATCTCTTCATTGATCGCAGCAGCAAAGACTTGTTTTGAAGCCACAATTACTTGTGAATCCCTCTCCCCGAAAGAGCTGGAAGCTATTGAACAAGTAAAGTTAATGCAAGTTGTGGACAACAAGCTTACCAGGAATTAA
- a CDS encoding site-2 protease family protein has product MQQGSNANRQVGAIFGIPLYVDPSWFLILALVTFANGVSWQQLYPNWLTGTAWIVGFVMALLLFVSVLLHELGHSLVARSQGIKVNSITLFLFGGIASIDEEAKTPEHAFQVAIAGPAVSISIFLILSLCGEFAAAESPARVLLQSLGEINLVLALFNLIPGLPLDGGQILKALVWKVTGNRLQGVRWAARVGQAFGWLAVIVGLAFTFLLGQVSGIWVTMLGWFGLRNAYNYEQFTQLQEALIQLQAQDAMTRDFRVVDAEKSLSQFADRYLLDTMRRSAYFAASEGRYRGIVDIDGLNTIERSQWEVQPIQSVVRSLQQIPTVRQDTPITEVIELLEEKQLPLITVLSPADAVAGVIDRGDTVKALAKKLNLPISDEDIRRIKDEGSYPSTLQLPAIARSVMADVMATEPTPETSSH; this is encoded by the coding sequence ATGCAGCAAGGTTCAAATGCAAACAGGCAGGTGGGAGCGATTTTTGGTATTCCCCTCTATGTAGACCCATCCTGGTTTTTGATTCTGGCTTTAGTCACGTTTGCCAATGGCGTGTCCTGGCAACAGCTCTACCCCAATTGGCTAACGGGTACGGCCTGGATTGTGGGCTTTGTCATGGCTTTACTGCTGTTTGTCTCAGTGTTGCTCCATGAGCTTGGCCATAGTTTAGTGGCAAGATCCCAAGGGATAAAGGTGAACTCCATCACTCTATTTTTATTTGGCGGCATTGCCTCTATTGATGAAGAAGCCAAGACCCCAGAACATGCGTTTCAAGTTGCGATCGCAGGTCCTGCTGTTAGCATCAGTATTTTCCTAATCCTCAGCCTCTGTGGAGAGTTTGCCGCAGCCGAAAGTCCGGCTCGTGTTTTATTGCAAAGCTTGGGAGAAATTAATCTAGTCCTGGCCCTATTTAACTTGATTCCTGGACTGCCTTTAGATGGCGGCCAAATTCTCAAGGCACTGGTTTGGAAAGTGACTGGCAATCGACTGCAGGGCGTCCGATGGGCTGCTCGTGTCGGTCAGGCGTTTGGCTGGCTTGCTGTAATTGTGGGTCTTGCGTTTACCTTCTTACTGGGACAGGTGAGCGGCATATGGGTGACCATGCTGGGATGGTTTGGTCTCCGTAATGCTTACAACTATGAGCAGTTCACGCAACTCCAAGAGGCATTGATCCAGCTCCAAGCTCAAGATGCGATGACTCGGGACTTTCGGGTGGTAGATGCTGAGAAATCCTTGAGTCAGTTTGCCGATCGCTATCTGCTCGACACCATGCGCCGCTCTGCTTATTTTGCAGCATCAGAAGGTCGGTATCGCGGAATAGTCGATATTGATGGCCTGAATACTATCGAGCGTAGCCAATGGGAGGTACAACCCATTCAATCCGTGGTCCGATCCTTACAACAAATTCCGACAGTACGCCAGGATACGCCGATTACAGAAGTGATCGAACTCCTAGAAGAGAAACAGCTGCCTCTGATTACTGTCTTATCTCCTGCAGATGCGGTTGCGGGTGTTATCGATCGAGGAGATACTGTCAAGGCGCTGGCTAAAAAGCTCAACTTGCCCATCTCTGATGAAGATATTCGCCGGATTAAAGATGAGGGTAGTTATCCTTCTACCCTCCAGCTTCCAGCTATTGCCCGATCTGTGATGGCGGATGTAATGGCTACCGAACCCACACCCGAAACCAGTTCACATTAA
- a CDS encoding EAL domain-containing protein, which produces MLHSPNSPEEEYTIAFSRKDKKAASTARNVEALIHPNRQTYHILAIEIDQKKQLISLEDATYTIGRHQANAIVLDDQTVSRNHAFLLRICDVNTKQHSFRIIDGDLNGKRSQNGLWVNGKRCFIHDLQDHDVISFGEHIHATYVSTSNLNDPRIGIGKNNVQSLPIPLPKPNLALGSTLFHKATVGNPQGIQDSLVQQQSGDAAFVRLSSFPELTPLPIIETDLDGNITYINPAASNKFPELRTIKRHPLTDGLYEKLVQEQSEYVIREMEIGSSIYEQAIYCILQNGLIRSYLIDITQHRRTEQQLRLSEARYAAAAKGANDGLWDWDLHSNTIYFSDRWKAMLGFSEEDIGASPDEWFSRIHPQDQDRVTEDLSAHFRGDTPQFESEYRILHSNGEYLWFRGRGLALRNDQNQAFRIAGSQTDVTAYYSTRAQLEFKAQHDEMTQLPNRVLFMERLTHAFRMAEHQQSRLFAVLFLDLDRFKIINDSLGHGVGDQLLIEVSKRLQQCLRKQDTIARFGGDEFAILLDTVEDADEAIHVAQRILQALKTKISLEEHEVYTSASIGITVSNPDYQAPEELLQDADTAMYRAKKQGKNCFEVFSSGMRAQVNSQLQLETDLQRAINNNELHLVYQPIVDLNSEHIVGFEALLRWDHPERGLVPPSEFIPVAEDAGLMVSIDWWVLTEACQQMAHWLRTYPSSAELTVNVNISAHQFLQSTFCKKVTAIIQETGMKPHHLKLEITEGVILSNAPNISEQLNNLKKLGIHLAIDDFGTGYSSLSYLYAFPLDVLKVDYSFVSRMDQDNGLAIVKTIVNLGQNLNMKVVAEGVETKTQQKYLQEMGCEFAQGYLFSRPLKKEAVETILTNKNLPHIPAIPVTTV; this is translated from the coding sequence ATGCTGCACTCCCCCAATTCCCCTGAAGAGGAATACACCATTGCGTTTAGTCGCAAGGATAAGAAAGCTGCATCAACGGCCAGGAATGTTGAAGCTCTAATTCATCCAAACCGGCAAACGTATCATATTCTCGCAATTGAGATCGATCAGAAGAAACAGCTGATCTCTTTAGAAGATGCAACCTATACGATTGGACGTCACCAAGCGAATGCCATCGTGCTAGATGACCAAACCGTATCTCGCAATCACGCTTTTTTGTTGAGAATCTGTGATGTCAATACGAAACAACATTCTTTTCGCATCATTGATGGTGATCTAAACGGGAAACGTAGCCAAAATGGATTGTGGGTTAATGGTAAACGATGCTTTATTCATGACTTACAAGATCATGACGTCATCTCCTTTGGCGAACATATCCATGCCACTTATGTTTCGACCTCAAACCTTAACGATCCCAGAATTGGTATAGGGAAAAACAACGTTCAATCCTTACCGATTCCTTTACCGAAACCGAATCTTGCCCTTGGTTCCACCCTTTTTCATAAGGCGACCGTGGGTAACCCCCAAGGGATTCAAGACAGTCTCGTCCAACAACAGTCTGGTGACGCTGCTTTTGTGCGGCTGTCTTCCTTTCCAGAACTGACCCCTTTGCCCATCATTGAGACAGATTTGGACGGCAATATTACCTATATCAATCCTGCTGCTTCAAATAAATTTCCTGAGTTACGAACCATCAAACGCCACCCACTAACCGATGGCTTATACGAGAAGTTGGTCCAGGAACAATCTGAATATGTTATCCGGGAGATGGAAATCGGCAGTTCCATCTATGAACAAGCGATTTATTGCATTCTCCAAAATGGTCTGATCCGTAGTTATCTCATCGACATTACTCAACATCGCCGGACAGAGCAGCAACTGAGGCTGAGCGAAGCGCGTTATGCAGCTGCAGCCAAGGGAGCCAATGACGGTCTATGGGACTGGGACCTGCATAGCAACACGATCTATTTCTCTGATCGGTGGAAAGCCATGCTGGGCTTCTCAGAAGAAGACATTGGGGCCAGTCCTGACGAATGGTTTAGTCGCATTCATCCTCAGGATCAGGATCGAGTGACGGAGGACTTATCTGCTCACTTTAGAGGGGATACCCCCCAATTTGAAAGTGAATATCGCATTCTCCACAGTAATGGGGAGTATTTGTGGTTCAGGGGCCGTGGTCTTGCCCTCCGCAATGATCAAAATCAGGCCTTTCGGATCGCGGGTTCACAAACTGACGTCACAGCTTACTACTCCACACGGGCTCAGCTAGAATTCAAAGCTCAGCATGATGAAATGACCCAGTTACCCAATCGGGTCCTGTTTATGGAGCGATTGACTCATGCCTTTCGCATGGCCGAACATCAACAATCTCGGCTGTTTGCCGTTCTCTTTCTCGACTTAGATCGATTCAAAATTATTAACGATAGCCTGGGCCATGGGGTTGGAGACCAGTTGCTCATCGAAGTGTCAAAACGGCTGCAGCAGTGTTTGCGCAAGCAAGACACGATTGCCCGCTTTGGTGGAGATGAGTTTGCTATTCTTCTGGATACGGTCGAAGATGCTGATGAAGCAATTCACGTTGCTCAAAGAATCCTTCAAGCTCTTAAAACAAAAATTTCATTAGAAGAGCATGAAGTTTATACCAGCGCTAGCATTGGCATAACGGTTTCCAATCCAGACTATCAAGCACCAGAAGAGCTTTTGCAAGATGCCGATACTGCTATGTATCGTGCCAAGAAACAGGGCAAAAACTGTTTTGAGGTTTTTTCTTCTGGCATGAGAGCCCAAGTCAATAGCCAACTGCAATTGGAGACCGACTTGCAACGGGCCATTAACAATAACGAGTTGCACTTGGTCTATCAGCCTATTGTTGATCTCAATTCTGAACACATCGTTGGTTTTGAAGCTTTATTGAGATGGGATCATCCTGAGCGAGGGTTAGTCCCCCCCTCAGAATTTATTCCTGTGGCAGAGGATGCAGGGCTGATGGTCTCCATTGATTGGTGGGTGCTAACTGAGGCCTGTCAGCAGATGGCCCATTGGTTAAGAACTTATCCTAGTTCTGCTGAACTCACTGTCAACGTCAATATTTCGGCCCATCAGTTTTTGCAATCTACTTTTTGCAAAAAAGTCACTGCCATCATTCAGGAAACGGGGATGAAACCCCATCATCTGAAGCTGGAGATTACCGAAGGGGTCATTTTGAGTAATGCACCTAATATTTCCGAGCAATTAAATAATCTGAAAAAGCTGGGCATTCATCTGGCTATTGACGACTTTGGAACAGGATACTCATCTCTGAGTTACCTGTATGCCTTTCCTCTGGATGTCTTGAAAGTGGACTATTCTTTTGTTTCTCGCATGGATCAAGATAATGGACTCGCTATTGTCAAAACGATTGTGAATCTAGGCCAGAACCTCAATATGAAAGTGGTAGCTGAAGGGGTCGAGACTAAAACCCAGCAAAAATATTTACAAGAAATGGGTTGTGAATTTGCCCAAGGATACTTATTTTCTAGGCCGCTTAAAAAAGAAGCAGTGGAAACAATCCTGACCAATAAAAACCTACCTCATATCCCGGCTATTCCTGTTACAACAGTCTAA
- a CDS encoding magnesium chelatase subunit H: MFTHVKSTIRHIVPKELRGRSLMKVVYVVLEPQYQSALTAAANAINDSHDSVAVELSGYLLEELRSPENYEAFEADMAEANIFIGSLIFIEDLADKVVAAVEPHRDRLDVAVVFPSMPQVMRLNKMGSFTMANLGQSQSAIAQFMRKRKEQSGASFQDGMLKLLRTLPKVLKYLPVDKAQDARNFMLSFQYWLGGSQDNLENFLLMLANKYVPELEDKVQFADPVTYLEMGIWHPLAMEMFADVKEYLNWFSSRRDIPDALKNGTAPTVGLILQRTHLVTGDDAHYVATVQELESLGARVIPVFASGLDFSKPVEEFFYETPGGDKALVDAVVSLTGFALVGGPARQDHPKAVESLKKLNRPYMVALPLVFQTTEEWEESDLGLHPIQAALQIAIPELDGAIEPIILSGRDGVTGRAIALQDRIEMVAQRAMKWASLRRKTKIEKKLAITVFSFPPDKGNVGTAAYLDVFGSIYKVMESLKKDGYTIEDMPEDAEALMLEILHDAQAQYNSPELNIAHRMSVQEYESLTPYSKRLEESWGPPPGNLNSDGQNLLVFGKTYGNLFIGVQPTFGYEGDPMRLLFSRSASPHHGFAAYYSYLEKIFKADAVLHFGTHGSLEFMPGKQIGMSNDCYPDTLIGSIPNLYYYAANNPSEATIAKRRSYANTISYLTPPAENAGLYKGLKELSELIGSYQTLKESGRGVPIVDTIMDKARLVNLDQDIDLPEQDAKDMTQEERDTIVGRVYIKLMEIESRLLPCGLHVIGKPPTAEEAIATLVNIASLDRGEDNILGLPRLIANSINRDLDEIFHNSDRGVLEDVDLLNTINETTRAAVAAIVHTQIDEEGRVSKVSPLNLFNFGRQEEPWVKALKEAGFPDVDQEALTPLVEYLEFCLNQVVADNELGALLQALEGEYVLPGPGGDPIRNPDVLPTGKNIHALDPQSIPTEAAVQSAKVVVDRLLARQKQENNGEWPESIALVLWGTDNIKTYGESLAQVMWFVGVKPLPDSLGRVNKLELIPLEELGRPRVDVVVNCSGVFRDLFINQMALLDQAVKMAAEADEPLEMNFVRKHALKQAEDMGINLRQAATRIFSNASGSYAANVNLAVENSTWDEEAELQEMYLKRKSFAFSADSPGDMEQSREILEASLKTVDATFQNLDSSEISLTDVSHYFDSDPTKVVSSLRDDKKKPNAYVADTTTANAQVRTLSETVRLDARTKLLNPKWYEGMLSHGYEGVRELSKRLVNTMGWSATAGAVDNWVYEDVNTTFIEDEEMRNRLKNLNPHSFRKVVSTLLEVNGRGYWETSEENLQMLRDLYQEVEDKIEGVE, translated from the coding sequence ATGTTCACTCACGTCAAGTCCACCATTAGACATATTGTCCCCAAGGAGCTGCGGGGACGTTCCTTAATGAAGGTGGTCTATGTCGTGTTGGAGCCTCAGTATCAGAGTGCCCTTACGGCAGCTGCCAATGCTATTAACGATAGTCACGACAGTGTGGCCGTCGAACTCAGTGGCTACCTCTTAGAAGAATTACGCTCACCCGAAAATTATGAGGCCTTTGAGGCCGATATGGCTGAAGCGAATATTTTTATTGGCTCCTTGATTTTTATCGAAGATTTAGCCGATAAAGTCGTTGCTGCGGTGGAACCTCATCGCGATCGGTTAGATGTAGCAGTGGTTTTCCCCTCTATGCCTCAAGTGATGCGTCTTAATAAGATGGGCAGCTTCACAATGGCTAATTTGGGGCAATCTCAAAGTGCGATCGCACAATTTATGCGCAAGCGTAAAGAGCAGTCTGGTGCCTCGTTTCAGGACGGCATGCTGAAACTGCTGCGCACCTTACCTAAAGTCCTTAAATACTTACCCGTTGATAAAGCCCAGGATGCTCGCAACTTTATGCTCAGCTTCCAATATTGGTTGGGCGGCTCCCAGGATAACTTGGAAAACTTCCTGCTGATGCTGGCCAACAAGTATGTACCGGAGCTAGAGGACAAAGTCCAGTTTGCCGATCCGGTGACGTATTTGGAGATGGGGATTTGGCATCCCTTGGCCATGGAGATGTTTGCGGATGTCAAAGAATATCTCAACTGGTTTAGCTCTCGGCGTGATATCCCTGATGCGCTCAAGAATGGCACTGCACCTACCGTCGGCCTGATTCTCCAGAGAACTCACTTAGTCACGGGCGATGACGCCCACTATGTGGCGACAGTTCAGGAATTGGAATCGCTAGGGGCTCGGGTGATTCCGGTGTTTGCTAGTGGCTTGGACTTTTCTAAGCCCGTTGAAGAATTTTTCTATGAAACTCCTGGTGGAGATAAAGCCTTAGTCGATGCCGTTGTTTCTCTAACTGGATTTGCCCTGGTGGGAGGGCCTGCTCGCCAAGATCACCCCAAGGCGGTGGAATCCCTGAAAAAGCTAAACCGTCCTTATATGGTGGCCTTGCCCCTAGTTTTCCAAACCACGGAAGAGTGGGAAGAAAGTGATTTAGGTTTGCACCCGATTCAAGCTGCTCTACAGATTGCTATTCCTGAATTGGATGGGGCGATTGAGCCGATTATTTTGTCGGGTCGTGATGGCGTTACTGGACGTGCGATCGCACTCCAAGACCGGATCGAGATGGTGGCCCAAAGAGCCATGAAGTGGGCTTCTCTACGCCGCAAGACCAAGATCGAAAAAAAGCTGGCGATTACGGTCTTTAGTTTCCCCCCTGATAAGGGTAATGTGGGCACCGCCGCCTACTTGGATGTATTTGGCTCCATCTATAAAGTGATGGAATCTTTGAAAAAGGATGGCTACACCATCGAGGATATGCCGGAAGATGCAGAAGCCTTGATGCTGGAGATTCTCCACGATGCCCAGGCCCAGTACAATAGCCCAGAACTTAATATTGCCCACCGGATGTCGGTGCAGGAATACGAATCCCTAACGCCCTACTCAAAACGGTTAGAAGAATCCTGGGGTCCCCCTCCTGGCAACCTCAACAGCGATGGCCAGAACCTGTTAGTCTTCGGCAAAACCTATGGCAATCTGTTTATTGGGGTACAGCCCACCTTTGGCTATGAAGGCGACCCCATGCGGTTGCTATTCTCTCGCTCCGCCAGTCCTCACCATGGATTTGCCGCCTACTATAGCTATTTAGAAAAGATTTTTAAGGCGGACGCTGTCCTTCACTTCGGCACCCACGGCTCCTTAGAATTTATGCCCGGCAAGCAGATCGGCATGTCCAACGACTGCTATCCCGATACGCTCATCGGCAGCATTCCCAACCTCTATTACTACGCCGCCAACAACCCCTCTGAAGCCACCATTGCCAAGCGGCGCAGCTATGCCAATACCATTAGCTACCTGACTCCTCCAGCTGAGAATGCGGGTCTTTATAAAGGACTCAAAGAACTCAGTGAGCTAATTGGCTCTTACCAGACTCTGAAAGAAAGTGGTCGAGGTGTTCCCATCGTCGATACGATTATGGATAAGGCCCGCTTGGTAAACTTGGATCAGGATATTGACCTACCTGAGCAAGATGCCAAAGATATGACTCAAGAAGAACGCGACACTATTGTCGGTCGCGTTTATATCAAACTGATGGAAATTGAGTCCCGGCTTTTACCCTGCGGTTTGCATGTGATTGGTAAGCCTCCTACAGCAGAGGAAGCCATTGCCACCCTCGTCAATATCGCCAGCCTCGATCGGGGTGAAGATAATATTTTGGGTCTACCCCGCCTGATTGCCAACAGCATCAATCGAGACTTAGACGAAATATTCCACAATAGCGATCGCGGCGTCCTCGAAGACGTGGATCTGCTCAACACTATCAACGAAACCACCCGAGCAGCCGTTGCGGCTATTGTCCATACTCAAATTGATGAAGAAGGACGAGTTTCTAAGGTTTCGCCTTTGAACCTGTTTAACTTCGGTCGCCAAGAAGAGCCCTGGGTAAAGGCCCTCAAGGAAGCAGGCTTCCCCGATGTGGATCAAGAAGCGCTAACCCCCTTAGTGGAATATCTTGAGTTTTGCCTTAATCAAGTGGTGGCGGATAACGAGCTAGGTGCCTTACTCCAGGCCCTAGAAGGTGAATATGTGCTGCCTGGCCCAGGTGGTGACCCGATTCGCAACCCAGATGTACTACCCACGGGCAAAAATATCCATGCTCTGGATCCTCAATCCATTCCAACAGAAGCAGCGGTCCAATCCGCTAAAGTTGTCGTTGATCGGCTTTTAGCCCGGCAAAAGCAAGAGAATAATGGCGAGTGGCCTGAATCTATTGCTCTAGTCCTGTGGGGCACAGACAACATCAAGACTTATGGCGAATCTTTGGCTCAAGTCATGTGGTTTGTGGGGGTAAAGCCATTACCAGACTCCTTAGGTCGAGTGAACAAGCTAGAACTCATTCCTTTGGAGGAATTGGGTCGACCTCGCGTTGATGTGGTCGTTAACTGTTCCGGTGTGTTTCGCGATCTGTTTATCAACCAGATGGCTCTGTTAGACCAAGCCGTTAAGATGGCTGCCGAAGCGGATGAGCCATTAGAGATGAACTTTGTCCGCAAGCATGCACTCAAGCAAGCCGAAGATATGGGCATCAATTTGAGACAAGCTGCCACTCGAATCTTCTCCAATGCCTCCGGTTCCTATGCCGCTAACGTCAACTTGGCGGTGGAGAACAGCACCTGGGATGAAGAAGCTGAACTGCAAGAGATGTACCTCAAACGGAAGTCCTTTGCCTTCTCTGCTGATTCTCCTGGCGATATGGAGCAGTCCAGAGAAATTTTGGAAGCCTCCCTCAAAACAGTAGATGCGACCTTCCAAAACCTCGACTCTTCCGAAATTAGCCTCACGGACGTGAGTCACTATTTTGACTCTGATCCAACTAAGGTAGTTTCCAGCCTTCGGGATGACAAGAAAAAGCCGAATGCCTATGTTGCCGATACCACAACAGCTAATGCTCAGGTTCGCACCCTCTCGGAAACAGTCCGTTTGGATGCTCGCACCAAACTCCTCAACCCGAAGTGGTATGAGGGGATGCTCAGTCACGGCTATGAAGGTGTGCGTGAGCTATCAAAACGCCTAGTCAATACCATGGGTTGGTCGGCAACGGCAGGTGCAGTGGATAATTGGGTTTATGAAGACGTGAACACAACCTTTATCGAAGATGAGGAGATGCGGAATCGTCTTAAGAATCTTAATCCTCACTCTTTCCGCAAAGTAGTAAGTACATTGCTTGAGGTGAATGGCCGTGGATACTGGGAAACCAGTGAAGAGAACCTACAAATGCTCCGAGATCTCTATCAAGAAGTTGAAGATAAGATTGAAGGTGTTGAATAG
- a CDS encoding pentapeptide repeat-containing protein produces MQKISAEDLLAKYDSGIRDFSHTDLSQINLFEAYLPEINLQGSDLTGSNLAYATLSRSNLTGTNFNQAQLEKTWLDSTLLADSKLKEASLIGAELAFAQLIRADLTHADLQNANLQQANLSAAYLIGTNLSGANMEQCNLSQSILIRSNFFRASFVDFNGTEIHPTTILPNGYPGSSQ; encoded by the coding sequence ATGCAAAAGATTAGTGCTGAAGACTTACTCGCCAAGTATGACTCAGGAATTAGAGACTTCAGCCATACTGATCTGAGTCAAATTAATTTGTTTGAGGCATATTTGCCAGAGATCAATCTTCAAGGGAGCGACTTAACCGGCTCTAATCTAGCTTATGCAACCTTGAGTCGGTCTAATTTAACTGGAACCAACTTTAACCAAGCACAGCTAGAAAAAACTTGGTTGGACTCTACTCTGTTAGCCGATTCCAAACTAAAAGAGGCTTCGCTAATCGGGGCAGAATTAGCATTTGCACAGCTTATCAGAGCAGATCTAACCCATGCCGATTTGCAAAACGCCAATTTACAGCAAGCCAATCTCTCCGCTGCTTATCTGATTGGAACCAATCTCAGTGGAGCCAATATGGAGCAGTGCAACTTATCACAATCCATTTTAATTCGCAGCAATTTTTTTCGCGCCAGTTTTGTTGACTTCAATGGTACTGAGATTCATCCCACCACCATTTTGCCCAATGGATATCCCGGCAGTTCTCAGTAA